In the Vogesella sp. XCS3 genome, TGGCGCACGACGAGCTGGACCTGGTGCGTACCCGCCTGCCGCAGCTGATGGCCGACGTGGCGGCGCTGAAGGTGCCGCTGCTGGCCGAAGTGGGCGTGGGCGATAGCTGGGAAGCAGCGCACTAAGCTACCCATAGGCACAAGGTTGGCCGCATGCCAGCGAGCAAGGCCGCCCGCCGGGCGGCCTTGCTACCGATATACCGCACCCTGGTCTGCCCGGCAGCCAGGGTGTTTTTTCGTCGTCGTCGCCTCGCGCGCGGCGGCACCATACCGAAGGATACGCCATGTCCGAGATACAACTACGCCCGCCCACGCTGGATGACGTGGACGAACTGCTGGCGTTCGAGCTGGCCAACCGCGCCTTTTTCGAGCGCTGGATCAACGCCCGTGCGCCGGCGTTCTACCAGCCGGACGCGGTGGCGGACAGCATCCTCGCGCTGCAGCAGGCTGCGCTGGCGGATCGCGCTTACGGCTACCTCATCCTGCACGATGGCACCTTGGTTGGCCGCATTAATCTGACGTCGGTGGAGCGGCCGTACTTTAACCGCGCCACGCTGGGCTACCGCTTGGCCGAGCAGGCTTGCGGACGCGGCTGGGCATCGGCCGCCGTGGCCCGGCTGCAGCAGCTGGCTTTCGGGCCGCTGGGCTTGTGGCGGCTGGAGGCGCACGTGGGGCAGCACAATCCGGCGTCGCGCGCGGTGCTGCTGCGCAATGGTTTTGCGCTGTACGGCCAGAGCGAGCAGTCGTT is a window encoding:
- a CDS encoding GNAT family N-acetyltransferase, which encodes MSEIQLRPPTLDDVDELLAFELANRAFFERWINARAPAFYQPDAVADSILALQQAALADRAYGYLILHDGTLVGRINLTSVERPYFNRATLGYRLAEQACGRGWASAAVARLQQLAFGPLGLWRLEAHVGQHNPASRAVLLRNGFALYGQSEQSFCLHGQWHGMWHLACQAAGEPRLAATPAGAAL